The proteins below come from a single Burkholderiales bacterium genomic window:
- a CDS encoding amidohydrolase family protein, with amino-acid sequence MARDGYLIIDSDMHFNEPDDLWAVYLEEPYKANPPQFFGGNKQALKASTEDKGNADSIRTMEVQGLTIPAFAGSRETAASGRELRRRSRARHPHFAVAKSRGFDAGSTLTAMDIEGIDVAVMYGTRGRQILCHDDLAPDYAAALARAYNNWAADYCKEDPKRLKFAAQISMHDISKAVEEARRCVEQLGAVAVIGTPNPVNKQHLHDDACEPLWAELERLNVPIGFHPTGNSSLRDDAGNRFVGHRNFQPMAHAIRNPVELMGAIASMTTGGILERHPKLRCAFLEGTAGWVYWWLWRLDDQWEKYGPGCEFQLTMAPSEYFRRQCYIALDVDEEPAVDVVEKMGADYFVVSSDYPHSDGAFPEAVSQFLGLPLKDEQRRKILWDNCARLYGIEKPAAALTREVTSATAA; translated from the coding sequence ATGGCACGCGACGGGTATCTCATCATCGACAGCGACATGCACTTCAACGAGCCCGACGACCTGTGGGCCGTCTATCTCGAAGAGCCGTACAAAGCGAATCCGCCGCAATTCTTCGGCGGGAACAAGCAGGCGCTGAAGGCGAGCACCGAAGACAAGGGGAACGCGGACTCCATACGGACGATGGAAGTCCAGGGCCTCACGATCCCCGCCTTCGCGGGGTCGCGTGAAACCGCCGCCTCGGGCCGAGAGCTGCGGCGCCGGAGCCGTGCCCGCCATCCCCATTTCGCCGTCGCGAAGTCGCGAGGCTTCGACGCGGGATCGACGCTGACCGCGATGGACATCGAAGGCATCGACGTCGCCGTGATGTACGGGACGCGCGGCCGGCAGATTCTCTGCCACGACGACCTCGCGCCGGATTACGCGGCGGCGCTCGCGCGCGCCTACAACAACTGGGCGGCGGATTACTGCAAGGAAGATCCGAAGCGGCTCAAGTTCGCGGCGCAGATCTCGATGCACGACATCAGTAAGGCGGTCGAGGAAGCGCGCCGCTGCGTGGAACAACTCGGTGCGGTCGCGGTGATCGGCACGCCGAACCCGGTCAACAAGCAGCATCTCCACGACGATGCGTGCGAGCCGCTGTGGGCCGAGCTCGAACGGCTGAACGTGCCGATCGGTTTCCATCCCACCGGCAACTCCTCGCTCAGGGACGATGCGGGCAACCGCTTCGTCGGGCACCGCAACTTCCAGCCGATGGCGCACGCGATCCGCAATCCGGTCGAGCTCATGGGGGCGATCGCGAGCATGACGACCGGCGGCATCCTCGAGCGCCACCCGAAGCTGCGCTGCGCGTTCCTCGAAGGCACCGCGGGATGGGTGTACTGGTGGCTGTGGCGGCTCGACGACCAGTGGGAGAAATACGGTCCGGGCTGCGAGTTCCAGCTCACCATGGCGCCGAGCGAGTACTTCAGGCGCCAGTGCTACATCGCGCTCGACGTGGACGAAGAGCCCGCGGTCGACGTGGTCGAGAAGATGGGGGCGGACTACTTCGTCGTGTCGAGCGACTACCCGCACTCCGACGGCGCGTTCCCCGAGGCGGTGTCGCAGTTCCTCGGACTGCCGCTGAAGGACGAGCAGCGCCGCAAGATCCTGTGGGACAACTGCGCGCGGCTCTACGGCATCGAGAAACCCGCGGCGGCGCTGACCCGGGAGGTTACGTCCGCGACCGCTGCTTGA
- a CDS encoding enoyl-CoA hydratase/isomerase family protein translates to MNYEHLLVDIEDGVAVLTMNRPESLNAMNRKLSRELHAAVKAAEADDAVGCIVITGAGEKAFSAGGDIKEQLSDDANRSEAELDALRDKRGSYEISACLKPTIGMMNGLAFGGAAVLSSSLDMRIGCEGTRFRFLAAAYGRINSTWTLPNQVGWPIAKELLFTARVVGAEEAYRIGLLNHLVPRAQLREKTMEIAKMIAGNHRGAVMGVKKLMLEQMALDLEGQYEAEQRYGRDVMRGAKARDAFPEFIARKGLKAG, encoded by the coding sequence ATGAATTACGAACATTTGCTGGTGGACATCGAGGACGGCGTCGCCGTGCTGACGATGAACCGTCCCGAATCGCTCAACGCGATGAACCGCAAGCTCTCGCGCGAGCTGCACGCTGCGGTGAAAGCCGCGGAAGCCGACGACGCGGTGGGCTGTATCGTGATCACCGGCGCAGGCGAGAAAGCGTTCTCCGCCGGCGGCGACATCAAGGAGCAGCTCTCGGACGACGCGAACCGCAGCGAGGCCGAGCTCGACGCGTTACGCGACAAGCGCGGGAGCTACGAGATCAGCGCGTGCCTGAAGCCCACGATCGGCATGATGAACGGGCTCGCGTTCGGCGGTGCGGCGGTGCTGTCGTCGTCGCTCGACATGCGCATCGGCTGCGAGGGCACCAGGTTCAGGTTCCTCGCCGCCGCGTATGGTCGCATCAACAGCACGTGGACGCTGCCGAACCAGGTCGGCTGGCCGATCGCGAAGGAGCTGCTGTTCACCGCGCGCGTCGTCGGCGCCGAAGAAGCCTATCGCATCGGCCTGCTCAATCATCTCGTCCCGCGCGCGCAGCTTCGCGAGAAGACGATGGAGATCGCGAAGATGATCGCCGGCAATCACCGCGGGGCGGTGATGGGCGTGAAGAAGCTGATGCTCGAGCAGATGGCGCTCGATCTCGAGGGGCAGTACGAGGCCGAGCAGCGCTACGGGCGCGACGTAATGCGCGGGGCGAAGGCGCGGGACGCGTTCCCCGAGTTCATCGCGCGCAAAGGTTTGAAGGCCGGTTGA